The following are encoded together in the Marmota flaviventris isolate mMarFla1 chromosome 18, mMarFla1.hap1, whole genome shotgun sequence genome:
- the Usp29 gene encoding LOW QUALITY PROTEIN: ubiquitin carboxyl-terminal hydrolase 29 (The sequence of the model RefSeq protein was modified relative to this genomic sequence to represent the inferred CDS: substituted 1 base at 1 genomic stop codon), translating into MRNCGGRGNRASLMAPRTRAGGTPALSVCQPQEAPASHGHAWARPEPPAQRPAPSPHPGAGGGRGPRRYSVSFINKGCFLQRQTQIWSKRTGTRKWRGTVIDSLEGEKEMKLAVTSRPGECVGFSAEQXHCQCPHWMQDVTLLFIGKSSYIGVEQSKTFLDIFHQNRFQNPMELESDWSVRKGLLECEGKKRMKRSQDTLGEDDLVPSKKCRAQPWKYAGSSGERPTPSDRTSLGSPPESDGDNPGWQEAQAAPDKVAEPRWAWRGLPNLGNTCYRDAVLQAPLAIPSFAEGLLLQGVSWGTAPSGALLTPLSWLLVFKDFCKVETKQGLLLSLKSAISAAAEPFQGSQQNDAHEFLGQCFQQLKREFEDLKATCSAGGEAGGEAGGDPAPELCAGSPATQASHCPVSANFEFEMQISITCQACGWVVLKTEPSNHLSLDLHRGTEPPPLSVQTALDLFFAAEELRCRCERCRHRRSVLRCRLGRRPRVLIVHLKRYGFDDARLLVKNAQRVLVSPSLVLSSPCSADTKPPLPVVRRAPAGDANHLQAVSQESLPAVTCLSSPSETQSPASRGPRGVRSTRGGAGRTQRQGGLESQLTDPGRRAPERGQATADSAAAEEGRPLPHGDRGEPVSTPRSVLAEVPGNAEPQNSEKTNSGGVQGCPEKDTSGPTEARPPEAHHDVCGASGSDRGPEHQDPIPEARAPDAEGSGGPPPASRLVSVVSHVGSSHDSGHYISDVFDFQQQAWFLYNDLKVSQIPEALVWEARERTGYLLFYMHNEIFEASLEMTAGSQKLSDSEETPWDNL; encoded by the exons ATGCGCAACTGCGGGGGCCGCGGGAACCGAGCCAGCCTGATGGCACCCCGCACCAGGGCTGGGGGGACGCCAGCCCTCTCCGTCTGCCAGCCCCAGGAGGCTCCTGCTAGCCATGGCCACGCCTGGGCCCGGCCAGAGCCGCCGGCCCAGCGCCCTGCACCGTCCCCGCACCCAGGCGCAGGCGGCGGGCGCGGCCCGCGGA GGTACAgtgtttcatttataaataaaggaTGCTTCCTCCAAAGACAAACACAAATTTGGAGCAAGAGGACGGGGACAAGGAAGTGGAGAGGAACCGTCATTGACTCgctggaaggagaaaaggaaatgaagctgGCAGTCACTTCCAGACCCGGAGAGTGCGTGGGTTTCTCAGCTGAGCAATGACATTGCCAGTGTCCTCACTGGATGCAGGACGTGACCTTGTTATTCATTGGCAAATCATCCTACATAGGGGTTGAACAATCGAAaacatttctggacatttttcatcaaaatagatttcaaaatcCCATGGAACTGGAGAGTGATTGGTCTGTCCG GAAAGGGTTGCTAGAATGTGAAGGTAAGAAGAGGATGAAGAGGAGCCAGGACACCCTGGGAGAAGATGACCTGGTACCCAGCAAGAAATGCCGGGCCCAGCCCTGGAAGTATGCAGGAAGCAGCGGGGAGCGACCC ACGCCCTCCGACAGAACAAGTCTGGGGTCTCCACCGGAGTCGGACGGGGACAACCCGGGGTGGCAGGAAGCCCAGGCCGCCCCCGACAAGGTGGCCGAGCCGAGGTGGGCGTGGCGCGGCCTCCCCAACCTGGGGAACACCTGCTACAGGGACGCCGTGCTGCAGGCGCCGCTGGCCATCCCGTCCTTCGCCGAGGGCTTGCTCCTGCAGGGCGTCTCCTGGGGGACAGCGCCCTCGGGGGCTCTCCTCACGCCCCTGAGCTGGCTGCTGGTTTTCAAAGATTTCTGCAAGGTGGAGACCAAGCAGGGGCTGCTCCTGAGCCTCAAAAGTGCCATCTCGGCGGCTGCGGAGCCCTTCCAGGGGAGCCAGCAGAACGACGCGCATGAATTTCTAGGCCAGTGTTTCCAGCAGCTCAAACGCGAGTTTGAGGATCTAAAGGCCACCTGCAGCGCTGGCGGGGAGGCTGGCGGGGAGGCTGGCGGGGACCCAGCCCCAGAGCTGTGCGCCGGCAGCCCCGCCACCCAAGCATCCCACTGCCCTGTTAGTGCGAATTTTGAGTTTGAGATGCAGATCTCCATCACGTGCCAAGCGTGTGGCTGGGTGGTCCTCAAGACAGAGCCCAGCAACCACCTGTCCCTGGACCTGCACCGCGGGACCGAACCGCCGCCTCTGTCCGTGCAGACCGCGCTGGACCTCTTCTTTGCGGCCGAGGAGCTGCGGTGCAGGTGTGAGCGGTGCCGGCACAGGCGCTCCGTGCTGAGGTGCCGGTTGGGCAGGCGGCCCCGGGTGCTCATTGTCCACCTCAAACGCTACGGCTTCGACGACGCCCGGCTGCTGGTGAAGAATGCCCAGCGGGTCCTCGTCTCCCCGTCCTTGGTTCTGTCGTCTCCGTGCAGCGCAGACACCAAGCCGCCCCTCCCCGTGGTCAGAAGGGCGCCTGCGGGGGACGCCAACCACCTGCAGGCCGTCTCTCAAGAGTCGCTTCCTGCGGTCACCTGCCTGTCCTCGCCATCCGAGACGCAGAGCCCCGCATCCCGTGGGCCCCGAGGAGTCCGCAGCACACGTGGAGGAGCAGGCAGGACCCAGCGGCAGGGAGGCCTGGAGTCCCAGCTGACCGACCCCGGACGCAGGGCGCCTGAGCGGGGACAGGCCACCGCAGACTCCGCGGCGGCCGAGGAAGGCCGCCCCCTGCCTCATGGGGACAGAGGGGAGCCAGTCAGCACCCCCCGCTCAGTGCTGGCAGAGGTGCCTGGGAACGCAGAACCTCAGAACAGTGAGAAAACCAACTCCGGGGGCGTCCAGGGATGTCCAGAGAAGGACACGAGTGGACCCACAGAAGCCAGACCTCCAGAAGCCCACCACGACGTCTGTGGCGCGTCGGGTTCTGACAGGGGTCCTGAACACCAGGACCCTATCCCCGAGGCCCGGGCACCAGACGCTGAGGGGTCGGGAGGTCCTCCTCCGGCTTCCAGGCTGGTCAGCGTGGTCAGCCACGTCGGGAGCTCCCACGACTCGGGCCACTACATCAGCGACGTGTTCGACTTTCAGCAGCAGGCGTGGTTCCTGTACAATGACCTGAAGGTGTCGCAGATCCCAGAGGCCCTGGTGTGGGAGGCCAGGGAGCGCACGGGGTACCTACTGTTTTACATGCACAATGAGATTTTTGAGGCGTCCTTGGAAATGACAGCGGGTTCCCAGAAACTTAGCGACTCAGAGGAGACCCCTTGGGACAACTTGTGA